A single genomic interval of Nostoc commune NIES-4072 harbors:
- a CDS encoding ChuX/HutX family heme-like substrate-binding protein → MATTLKEFLEACETLGTLRLIVTSSAAVLEARGKIEKLFYAELPKGKYANMHTEGFEFHLNMDKITQVKFETGEAKRGNFTTYAIRFLDDKQEPALSLFLQWGKPGEYEPGQVEAWQTLKEKYGEVWQPLPAEI, encoded by the coding sequence ATGGCCACAACATTGAAAGAATTTTTAGAAGCTTGTGAGACTTTAGGAACTTTGCGTTTAATTGTTACTAGCAGTGCTGCTGTATTAGAAGCACGAGGCAAAATAGAAAAGTTATTTTATGCAGAATTACCCAAAGGTAAATATGCGAATATGCATACTGAAGGCTTTGAGTTTCACTTGAATATGGACAAAATCACTCAGGTGAAATTTGAAACAGGTGAAGCGAAGAGGGGAAATTTTACAACCTATGCTATTCGGTTTTTAGATGATAAACAAGAGCCTGCTTTAAGCCTATTTTTACAATGGGGTAAACCTGGCGAATATGAACCCGGACAGGTAGAAGCTTGGCAGACTTTAAAAGAGAAGTATGGTGAAGTTTGGCAGCCTTTACCAGCAGAAATTTAA